A single Methanospirillum lacunae DNA region contains:
- a CDS encoding GNAT family N-acetyltransferase: MHDLEIINIIPENIAQYGVCGYKNMEKHLELRKKINWFKEYYPKGLRMKILFSESAGYQGMIEYMPGEIAHRPVEADGYLFIQCLFTGFNKEYKGRGYGKKLIRECIREAKEGDFKGVAVVTRSGAFMAKKDIFINLGFTITDSVQPDFDLLTLSFHIDNKMPRFSNDISSRAADYPSGLTIIRSAQCPYSEKNVEAIMKTAKEKYHQTPVLIDLESPQKIRQTPCAFGTFCIIYNGKVISHHPISNTRFENIMKKIMAN; the protein is encoded by the coding sequence ATGCACGATCTTGAAATTATTAATATAATTCCTGAAAACATTGCCCAATATGGAGTCTGTGGGTACAAAAATATGGAAAAACACCTAGAACTCAGGAAGAAGATCAACTGGTTTAAAGAATACTATCCCAAGGGACTCAGGATGAAAATCCTTTTTTCAGAATCAGCAGGATATCAGGGTATGATTGAATATATGCCAGGAGAAATCGCTCACCGACCGGTTGAGGCAGACGGATATCTTTTTATTCAATGCTTATTTACTGGTTTTAATAAAGAATACAAAGGAAGAGGATATGGAAAAAAATTAATCAGGGAATGTATCAGAGAGGCGAAAGAGGGGGACTTTAAAGGTGTCGCAGTAGTCACCCGCTCTGGAGCATTCATGGCAAAGAAAGATATTTTCATCAATCTTGGTTTTACCATCACCGATTCTGTACAGCCTGACTTTGATCTCCTTACATTGTCGTTTCATATTGACAATAAAATGCCCCGATTTTCTAATGATATTTCATCACGGGCTGCAGATTATCCCTCTGGCCTGACTATAATAAGATCTGCCCAGTGTCCATATTCTGAAAAAAACGTTGAGGCAATTATGAAAACTGCGAAAGAAAAATATCACCAGACTCCCGTCCTGATAGATCTAGAAAGTCCACAAAAAATAAGGCAAACACCCTGCGCATTTGGGACCTTCTGCATTATTTACAACGGAAAAGTCATCAGTCATCATCCGATCAGTAATACAAGATTTGAAAATATCATGAAAAAGATAATGGCTAACTAG
- a CDS encoding DUF3467 domain-containing protein, translated as MTSNEIQVTIPPNLEPVYSNMIQIAYKEDEFTFMFLHQIPGINQARGKAVVSISPTHAKNLLEVLQRTVGEYEQKFRPLEASKEKAQNVTSMTGYS; from the coding sequence ATGACCTCAAATGAGATTCAGGTGACTATTCCCCCAAACCTGGAGCCCGTATACAGTAATATGATCCAGATCGCTTATAAAGAGGATGAGTTTACGTTTATGTTCCTTCACCAGATTCCGGGAATCAACCAGGCCCGGGGCAAGGCAGTAGTCAGCATCTCACCAACCCATGCAAAGAATCTGTTAGAGGTACTTCAGAGAACAGTTGGAGAATATGAACAAAAGTTCCGGCCACTTGAAGCATCAAAGGAAAAAGCACAGAATGTTACGTCAATGACCGGATACTCGTAA
- a CDS encoding CRISPR-associated protein Cas4: MTESNNKTGDTISISSIIQAYRCPRRYYFSRHDPVISSGKYTICKQVSLCKDQTPDEDQLWEEICLIDPTVKPDLREYLSRCLEIMAHTPVVKYTDSDIQVHSVRYGIYGLVDKLDSSSNTISIIRSSGAPAYGCWSDDRVRLAACILCLKESTGIDIVGGNIEYIPDGIVRYCEPQPRDRRRLLQALHMAQKVMNGNLLDKPVNAPCKKCLYVNQCNPDKPKTLSSILFKK, encoded by the coding sequence TTGACCGAATCAAACAATAAAACCGGGGATACTATTTCGATATCTTCAATTATTCAGGCATACCGGTGTCCACGACGATACTACTTTTCAAGACATGACCCGGTGATATCCTCTGGAAAGTATACCATCTGCAAGCAGGTGTCTCTCTGTAAGGATCAGACACCTGATGAAGATCAACTCTGGGAAGAAATATGTTTGATCGATCCTACCGTGAAGCCAGACCTGCGGGAATATCTTTCCCGGTGCCTGGAGATTATGGCCCACACACCGGTTGTTAAGTATACTGACAGTGATATTCAGGTTCATTCTGTTCGGTACGGGATCTATGGACTTGTTGACAAACTTGACTCTTCTTCAAACACGATCTCAATAATCAGAAGTTCGGGAGCTCCTGCATACGGGTGCTGGTCTGATGACCGGGTTCGGTTAGCTGCCTGTATTCTTTGTCTCAAAGAATCTACTGGCATTGATATAGTTGGGGGAAATATCGAGTACATTCCTGATGGAATTGTCAGGTACTGTGAACCGCAACCACGGGACCGGCGAAGACTATTGCAGGCATTGCACATGGCGCAAAAAGTGATGAATGGCAATCTTCTGGATAAACCGGTGAATGCCCCATGTAAAAAATGTCTGTATGTGAATCAGTGTAATCCTGACAAACCAAAAACACTCTCAAGCATTCTCTTCAAGAAGTGA
- a CDS encoding DNA polymerase subunit beta yields MNTRPIRIRDFIRDADNWLYAVAAYDTNGGVGCVLRYIPDPSGERVDPKGIRYRKVDFEEAYALIQKKKPEYSGLVHRIPLSDIVEILKPDEKLSVIADRDSAVNRFKEIFNLPEGTFGVTGSRLCEIADSGSDIDGVVYGNWFSRAQERLKEGIVSGDIEDLDDSLWKTVYKKRNPDLGYEEFILHEQRKWNRGQIDGTYFDLLYSRGYEDLPGFVMHKGEVLGTRTIEASVIDDTFAFDSPSIFEISHPEINRVLSFTHTYTGQAKKGETIEAQGIVEKHGDQKWLIVGTTREAKGEFIRSLSLLEENA; encoded by the coding sequence ATGAATACTCGTCCAATCAGAATCCGCGACTTTATCAGGGATGCTGATAACTGGCTTTATGCAGTAGCTGCATACGATACGAATGGGGGTGTTGGTTGTGTTCTCCGGTATATCCCTGATCCATCTGGTGAACGTGTTGATCCAAAGGGAATCAGATATCGAAAGGTAGACTTTGAAGAAGCATATGCCCTGATCCAGAAGAAGAAGCCCGAGTACTCAGGCCTTGTTCACAGGATTCCTCTTTCAGATATTGTAGAGATACTCAAGCCAGATGAAAAATTGTCGGTTATTGCTGATCGAGATTCAGCGGTTAACCGGTTCAAGGAAATATTCAATCTTCCGGAAGGAACATTTGGTGTTACCGGATCCCGACTTTGCGAAATTGCGGATTCTGGATCAGATATCGACGGGGTCGTGTATGGGAACTGGTTTTCCCGTGCCCAGGAACGACTGAAAGAGGGAATTGTATCCGGTGATATCGAAGATCTTGATGATAGTCTCTGGAAGACCGTATATAAAAAACGCAATCCGGATCTTGGGTACGAGGAGTTTATCCTTCATGAGCAACGAAAGTGGAATCGCGGGCAGATAGACGGTACCTATTTTGATCTCCTCTATTCCCGGGGGTATGAAGACCTGCCCGGTTTTGTGATGCATAAAGGAGAGGTACTTGGAACCCGGACCATCGAAGCATCTGTTATAGATGATACATTCGCCTTTGACAGTCCGTCAATCTTTGAGATTTCTCATCCTGAAATCAACCGGGTTTTATCATTTACCCATACCTATACCGGACAGGCAAAGAAAGGTGAGACGATAGAGGCACAGGGTATTGTAGAAAAACACGGTGATCAAAAGTGGCTCATTGTCGGAACTACCCGGGAGGCGAAAGGTGAGTTTATCAGATCACTTTCACTTCTTGAAGAGAATGCTTGA
- a CDS encoding L-threonylcarbamoyladenylate synthase produces the protein MKEQIKKAVDVLNKDGLIVYPTDTLYGLGADALSEEAIHKVYEAKGREYHKPLSIAVCDVEMISAVAYVDEIAEAFLNEFLPGPVTLVLKARSVLPSLLTSGTNLIGIRYPAQDVALEIINRFDSPITATSANLSGAPSPITINDALVPHDFAIDVGALKGTPSTVVDLVNREIIRPGADIERIAAMLAEWIE, from the coding sequence TTGAAAGAGCAGATTAAAAAAGCAGTTGATGTCCTGAATAAAGACGGACTTATCGTATATCCGACTGATACTCTATACGGTCTGGGGGCTGATGCCCTCTCAGAAGAGGCGATTCATAAAGTCTATGAGGCGAAAGGTCGCGAATATCACAAACCACTTTCTATTGCAGTTTGTGATGTAGAGATGATATCAGCCGTTGCCTATGTTGATGAGATTGCAGAAGCGTTTCTCAACGAATTTCTGCCAGGACCGGTAACACTGGTTCTTAAGGCACGGTCAGTACTTCCTTCCCTTCTGACTTCTGGAACCAATCTTATTGGTATCAGGTATCCGGCACAGGATGTAGCACTTGAGATAATAAACAGGTTTGACAGCCCGATAACTGCAACCAGTGCCAATCTTTCAGGAGCTCCCTCCCCGATAACGATTAATGATGCCCTGGTCCCACATGATTTTGCCATTGATGTTGGGGCACTCAAAGGCACGCCATCAACGGTTGTAGATCTGGTGAACAGGGAGATTATTCGTCCGGGAGCAGATATTGAACGGATAGCAGCCATGCTTGCAGAGTGGATAGAATGA
- a CDS encoding DUF5612 domain-containing protein translates to MKDIATVFAEHKANIVMIHLEACEGQCDETYEELYVEFEGEIIEDHLITSLQNLPGVSEVIIHRSFGDIYGKRVIIIGGGAQVAQVALGAVNEADRHNIRGERISVDTIPLVGEKTLTQAVDAVARLPRASMLVLAGSLMGGEVSRAVDRVRASGIPVIALNMAGTVVDHADLVVTDPIQAGVFAVMHVSSIAVFDLYRVQGRKF, encoded by the coding sequence TTGAAAGATATTGCAACAGTGTTTGCAGAACATAAGGCAAACATTGTCATGATACACCTAGAAGCCTGTGAAGGACAGTGTGATGAGACATACGAAGAACTTTATGTTGAATTTGAAGGAGAGATCATTGAAGATCATCTCATCACCAGTCTTCAGAATCTTCCTGGAGTCAGTGAAGTCATTATCCATCGCTCCTTCGGCGATATTTATGGAAAGAGGGTTATCATCATCGGTGGCGGTGCACAGGTTGCTCAGGTAGCCCTTGGAGCAGTTAACGAGGCAGACCGGCATAATATCAGGGGAGAGAGAATTTCAGTTGATACAATCCCGCTCGTTGGTGAAAAGACTCTTACCCAAGCTGTTGATGCCGTAGCAAGACTGCCGAGGGCATCCATGCTTGTCCTTGCCGGATCTCTGATGGGAGGAGAGGTATCTAGAGCAGTCGACAGGGTGAGGGCTTCGGGAATTCCGGTAATTGCACTAAACATGGCAGGTACGGTTGTTGATCATGCCGATCTTGTCGTAACCGATCCAATACAAGCAGGTGTATTCGCAGTCATGCATGTTTCATCGATAGCAGTTTTTGATTTATACCGGGTACAGGGGAGAAAATTTTGA
- a CDS encoding VTT domain-containing protein, translating into MSMSVNPLDLFLNLDQSLSQMAGELGLLIYLVLFIIIFCETGFVITPFLPGDSLLFIAGALAGSGVLDLPLLLVVVASAAILGDTANFWIGRYAGERMMTGRLSGFVKGEWIQFTREFYARWGGATIVVARFVPYIRTFAPFLAGIGNMHYRWFLIYNIAGGLLWAGGLVLGGNIIGNVPVVQHNVGVLMWFVLLLCLFAVGMVIKMLLQGIMHRRDP; encoded by the coding sequence ATGAGCATGTCCGTCAATCCTCTCGATCTCTTCCTCAACCTTGATCAATCGTTATCCCAAATGGCCGGTGAACTTGGTCTGCTCATCTACCTTGTTCTTTTTATCATCATCTTTTGCGAAACCGGTTTTGTAATAACACCATTTCTTCCGGGCGATTCACTGCTCTTTATTGCCGGAGCACTAGCAGGATCCGGAGTTCTGGACCTTCCGCTCCTACTTGTTGTTGTAGCATCTGCCGCCATTCTTGGTGACACTGCAAACTTCTGGATCGGTCGTTATGCTGGAGAAAGGATGATGACCGGGAGACTTTCAGGGTTTGTAAAAGGGGAATGGATCCAATTTACCAGGGAATTTTACGCCAGATGGGGCGGTGCCACCATTGTTGTTGCACGATTTGTTCCATATATCAGAACTTTTGCCCCCTTCCTCGCGGGAATTGGAAATATGCACTATCGTTGGTTCCTGATATATAACATAGCCGGCGGTCTTCTCTGGGCCGGGGGACTTGTTCTTGGAGGTAATATAATCGGAAATGTTCCGGTAGTTCAGCACAATGTCGGAGTGCTCATGTGGTTTGTTCTTCTACTCTGCCTCTTTGCAGTCGGCATGGTTATCAAGATGCTTCTTCAGGGGATCATGCACCGACGTGATCCATAA
- a CDS encoding universal stress protein, with product MKRKVLTAVDGSPEADTALLKVIEYFNTEEIELHAIYVISPSKYATIEGAAGYEGISTLHEIRDRIIAEEKEAVTERVKNIAHDHGLEISLIVRLGDPRSEILKAADEINADIIAVGSTGKGLGQRILLGSVSTYIVTHSKISTIVIR from the coding sequence ATGAAAAGGAAAGTCCTTACTGCAGTTGACGGATCACCTGAGGCAGATACAGCCCTTCTGAAGGTAATTGAGTATTTTAATACAGAGGAGATTGAACTTCATGCGATTTATGTCATTTCGCCTTCAAAATATGCCACTATAGAGGGAGCTGCTGGATATGAAGGAATATCCACACTTCATGAAATCAGGGACCGTATCATAGCAGAGGAAAAAGAAGCGGTTACTGAGAGAGTGAAGAATATCGCCCATGATCACGGTCTTGAGATCTCGTTAATTGTAAGGCTTGGAGATCCACGAAGTGAGATCCTGAAAGCAGCAGACGAGATCAATGCAGACATTATCGCTGTTGGTTCAACAGGGAAAGGTCTTGGTCAGCGGATTCTACTTGGTAGTGTGAGTACTTACATTGTCACTCATTCCAAGATTTCAACGATTGTTATCAGATAA
- a CDS encoding DUF4349 domain-containing protein, producing MLPHTLLSLLLCLFILVSGCTALDKPVDFVNPGLQVSDTYGATENAAPAPLAEKRAAGGTNLVTQSLEPLTQSDQKIINTADLSLQVSDVRKTADSIKEIVTKSEGVVQSSSVSAGREDKYTGVVTVRVPSSKFDKTLNEIQILGKVTTSSVTAQDVTEEYVDLDAQKNALTNQLSQYNRILGQAVNVSEILEVQREIERIQVELDRITGKMKYLDNRITFSTITVRLSEPASVVPSPGYSITSVISQAIGGFADTVVWLVIMIMTLLPVIIIAAIGVIIYSRWKVRRSN from the coding sequence ATGCTGCCTCATACTCTTCTCTCTCTGCTGCTGTGTCTATTTATCCTGGTATCAGGGTGTACGGCACTTGATAAACCAGTGGACTTCGTAAATCCGGGTTTACAAGTTTCTGATACATATGGTGCTACAGAGAACGCTGCCCCGGCCCCACTTGCTGAAAAAAGAGCAGCCGGTGGTACTAACCTCGTGACACAATCATTAGAACCACTTACGCAATCAGACCAGAAGATCATAAACACGGCAGATCTTTCGCTGCAGGTTTCTGATGTCAGAAAGACAGCCGACTCAATTAAAGAAATTGTGACGAAAAGTGAAGGTGTTGTTCAGTCATCATCAGTATCAGCAGGACGTGAGGACAAATACACCGGTGTCGTGACTGTTCGTGTTCCTTCATCAAAGTTTGATAAAACTCTTAATGAAATTCAGATTCTTGGAAAAGTTACGACGAGTAGCGTTACAGCCCAGGATGTTACTGAAGAATACGTTGATTTGGATGCTCAAAAGAATGCTCTTACCAATCAACTCTCGCAGTATAACCGGATACTCGGACAGGCTGTTAATGTCTCTGAAATTCTTGAGGTTCAGCGTGAGATCGAACGGATTCAGGTTGAACTCGACCGGATAACCGGGAAGATGAAATATCTTGATAACCGGATAACTTTCTCAACCATCACTGTTCGTCTGTCAGAACCTGCATCTGTTGTTCCTTCTCCCGGCTATTCTATCACTTCAGTGATCAGTCAGGCAATTGGAGGATTCGCAGATACCGTTGTCTGGCTCGTGATCATGATTATGACCTTACTTCCTGTCATCATCATTGCCGCAATTGGAGTTATCATCTATTCCAGGTGGAAAGTACGGCGATCGAACTGA